One stretch of Podospora bellae-mahoneyi strain CBS 112042 chromosome 2, whole genome shotgun sequence DNA includes these proteins:
- the cut9 gene encoding anaphase-promoting complex subunit Cut9 (EggNog:ENOG503NU9B; COG:D; COG:O; BUSCO:EOG09260S5R): MATTAHQSSSSNNSNMEKFLRSWRQDAMNKAQYDSAIFIGDKLLAMTKDDNDAFFLAQVHFAAGNHTRAHSLLSRHSLINRNPACRYLAAHCLIKQGLYSEALSLLGEHSPRHLFSRTGGEEGPRRKTSRTAGNNTTTKAGGDGKVKSRLRIHDGQQEEEEEEEEDEGRTTRKYEAAMCHLRGLCFAKQNAFDRAKEAYKDALRIDVQCYEAFSQLVKNNLMSPDEEDEFMSLLDFGSVGSERGEEEPGDYTHMLYQTQLSKYRHPMAFNTAVESLTTHYGLEGNADIMLARADQLYTQCRFKDALAVTERVLEGDRFNFGVYPIHLACLYELKRTNVLFLIAHELADSYPEEPASWLAVGIYYFATGKIAEARRYFSKASMMDPNFGPAWIGFAHTFAAEGEHDQAVTAYSTAARLFTGTHLPQVFLGMQNHAMNNMTAAEEFLRTGYGLCREDPLLLNEMGIVCYHQDRAKEAAAFFREALRVAEETESESGAWLGARTNLGHAYRRLKMWEEALGEFDAVLREGGRDAGVFAAKGLIYLDLGRAGDAVEVLHEALGIWPQDPIATELLSKALEMSMEGGLGLGGEGGLVVPGEEGEVVVEDGKAGEGNEEMDRFEEVVEQRKKAARERVAGRGRKGGSLDKGKGIAGRGGGMRTGLARGQGPWNAGDMDMSEEE; this comes from the exons ATGGCAACGACCGCGcaccaatcctcctcctccaataACTCCAACATGGAGAAATTCCTCCGCTCCTGGCGTCAGGACGCCATGAACAAAGCCCAGTACGATTCCGCGATTTTTATTGGGGACAAATTACTAGCCATGACGA aagacgacaacgacgccttcttcctcgcccaaGTGCACTTCGCAGCCGGCAACCACACCCGCGCCCACTCTTTACTCTCCCGGCACAGCCTTATCAATCGCAACCCCGCCTGCCGCTACCTGGCCGCGCACTGTCTCATCAAGCAGGGCTTGTACTCTGAAGCGTTGAGCCTGTTGGGTGAGCACAGCCCGCGGCATTTATTTTCCCGCacagggggggaggagggaccAAGGCGGAAGACGAGCCGGACAGCGGGGAATAATACTACGACAAAAgctgggggggatgggaaggtaAAGTCGAGATTGCGGATCCATGATgggcagcaagaagaagaagaagaagaagaagaagatgaagggcGGACAACACGAAAATACGAAGCGGCCATGTGTCACCTCCGCGGGTTATGTTTTGCAAAACAAAACGCCTTTGACCGTGCAAAGGAGGCTTACAAGGATGCGCTGAGGATTGATGTTCAGTGCTATGAGGCGTTTAGTCAGCTGGTGAAGAATAACCTCATGTCTcccgatgaggaggatgagttcATGAGCTTGTTGGATTTTGGGTCTGTCGGctcggagaggggggaggaagagccGGGTGATTACACGCACATGCTCTACCAGACGCAGCTGTCCAAGTATCGACACCCGATGGCGTTTAATACTGCTGTGGAGAGCTTAACTACTCATTACGGCTTGGAAGGAAACGCGGACATCATGCTTGCGAGGGCGGACCAGCTGTACACGCAGTGCAGGTTTAAGGACGCGCTTGCGGTGACGGAGcgggtgctggagggggatcGGTTCAACTTTGGGGTGTACCCGATCCATCTGGCGTGCTTGTATGAGCTGAAGCGGACGAATGTCTTGTTCCTCATCGCGCACGAGCTGGCGGATAGTTACCCAGAGGAACCGGCCTCGtggctggcggtggggatATACTACTTTGCGACTGGCAAGATTgccgaggcgaggaggtATTTCAGCAAGGCCAGCATGATGGACCCCAACTTTGGGCCGGCCTGGATCGGGTTTGCGCACACGTTTGCTGCCGAGGGGGAGCACGACCAGGCGGTGACGGCGTACAGCACCGCGGCAAGGCTGTTTACGGGCACGCACCTGCCGCAGGTTTTTTTGGGGATGCAGAATCATGCCATGAACAAcatgacggcggcggaggagtttTTGAGGACGGGGTATGGGCTTTGTAGGGAGGATCCGCTGTTGCTGAACGAGATGGGCATTGTGTGTTATCATCAGGACCgggcgaaggaggcggcggcgtttTTTAGGGAGGCGTTAcgggtggcggaggagacggagagtGAGAGTGGGGCTTGGCTGGGGGCGAGGACGAATTTGGGGCATGCTTATAGAAGGCTGAAgatgtgggaggaggcgttgggGGAGTTTGATGCTGTGctgagggaaggggggagggacgCGGGGGTTTTTGCGGCGAAGGGGTTGATTTACTTGGATTTGGGACGGGCGGGTGAcgcggtggaggtgctgcATGAGGCTTTGGGGATTTGGCCTCAGGATCCGATTGCTACTGAGCTGCTGAGTAaggcgttggagatgagcatggagggggggttggggttggggggggagggtgggttggtggttcctggggaggaaggggaggtggtggtggaggatgggaaggcgggggaggggaatgaggagatggataggtttgaggaggttgtcgagcAGAGGAAAAAGGCGGCAAGAGAGAGGGTTGCCGGCAGGGGGCGAAAAGGGGGATCGCTTGACAAGGGGAAAGGGATTGCTGGACGGGGGGGCGGCATGAGAACAGGTCTGGCGAGGGGTCAAGGGCCGTGGAATGCCGGAGACATGGACATGAGTGAAGAGGAGTAG
- a CDS encoding hypothetical protein (COG:I; EggNog:ENOG503NU7T), protein MTTPHPIPRKLWEHPAPETTLMHRFMRSLNRQHNLSLSSFSDLHKFSLSQRSLFWSAVFEASDYLYSGSYTTVVDETATIDQVPVWFEGVGLNFAENMLFSRDPRNGQQSTKHKEDDKVAVVEVREGGSETREVTYGEVRKEAGRLAAAMLKRGVKKGDRVVIVGANSIETLLVYLATTWVGAVFSSSSTDMGVKGILQRAEQVDPVWVFMDDAALYNGRVVDLREKMGEVVAGLGNCKNFKGVVAIRRFEEARDVRKVPRAMTLDEFVGAAGRNPTPPGFARVGFSEPLLICYSSGTTGTPKAIVHSVGGILINYFKEGRLHEQIGPDSVTLQYTTTGWIMYLANVGSLLFGGKAIFYDGSPFQPDAKILVELAAKHKATKLGISPRWMFELAKAGISPREMADLSSLETVSCTGMVLSDQLFEWFYDVGFPKHVQLGNISGGTDIAGCFGIMNPLTPVYVGGTQGPSLGVHVAIYDSLLPDGEPGVEVPHGTPGELVAVKPFPNIPCAFWGDKLPVASPGSKYHSSYFNRFPGVWAHGDFCVIHPVTGNISFLGRADGVLNPSGVRFGSAEIYGVVERWFADKIQDSLCVGQRRKQDADESVMLFLLMKPGHKFTRELVNELRKKISDDLSKRHVPKYIFETPEIPTTINLKKVELPVKQIVSGQTIKASGTLANPQSLDFYYQFAKVEELVGPKEKL, encoded by the exons ATgaccacaccacaccccatcccccgcaAGCTCTGGGAGCACCCCGCCCCGGAAACAACCCTCATGCACCGCTTCATGCGCTccctcaaccgccaacaCAACCTCTCCCTGTCGTCCTTCTCCGATCTCCACAAgttctccctctcccaacgGTCCCTCTTCTGGTCTGCGGTTTTCGAGGCCTCAGACTACCTCTACTCGGGGTCGTACACCACCGTGGTGGACGAAACAGCCACAATCGACCAAGTCCCCGTCTGGTTTGAAGGTGTCGGCCTCAATTTCGCAGAGAACATGCTCTTCTCCCGTGACCCCAGAAACGGGCAGCAATCAACCAAACATAAAGAAGACGACAAAGTCGCTGTTGTGGAGGtcagggaggggggatcAGAGACAAGGGAGGTGACGTACGGGGAAGTTAGGAAAGAagcggggaggttggcggccGCGATGCTGAAAcggggggtgaagaagggggataGGGTCGTTATCGTGGGGGCTAATTCCATCGAGACGCTGCTTGTTTATCTGGCTACCACGTGGGTGGGCGCGGTGTTTAGCAGCAGTTCGACGGATatgggggtgaaggggataCTGCAGAGGGCGGAGCAGGTTGATCCGGTTTGGGTGTTTATGGATGATGCTGCTTTGTACAACGGCAGGGTGGTGGACTTGcgggagaagatgggggaggttgtggctgggttgggcaACTGCAAGAATTtcaagggggtggtggcgatcaggaggtttgaggaggcgagggatgTGAGGAAGGTTCCGAGGGCGATGACGCTGGATGAGTTTGTTGGTGCGGCGGGGAGGAATCCGACACCGCCGGGGTTTGCGAGGGTTGGGTTTAGTGAGCCGTTGTTGATTTGCTATAGCAGCGGGACGACGGGGACGCCAAAGGCGATTGTGCACTCGGTTGGGGGGATATTGATTAATTATTTCAAGGAGGGGAGGCTGCACGAGCAGATTGGGCCGGACAGTGTTACGTTGCAGTATACCACGACGGGGTGGATCATGTATCTGGCGAATGTTGggtcgttgttgtttggggggaagGCGATATTCTATGATGGGTCGCCTTTCCAGCCGGATGCGAAGATCTTGGTCGAACTGGCTGCGAAGCACAAGGCGACAAAGCTGGGCATTTCCCCGAGGTGGATGTTTGAGTTGGCCAAGGCCGGCATCTCaccgagggagatggcggatCTGAGTTCGTTGGAGACGGTGTCGTGCACCGGGATGGTCTTGTCGGATCAGCTGTTTGAGTGGTTCTATGATGTTGGCTTTCCCAAGCATGTCCAGTTGGGGAATATCTCTGGCGGCACTGACATTGCTGGGTGCTTTGGCATCATGAACCCACTGACGCCCGTCTACGTTGGAGGGACGCAGGGGCCATCTCTGGGCGTTCACGTTGCCATTTACGACTCCCTTCTTCCAGACGGAGAACCAGGAGTTGAAGTCCCCCACGGCACGCCTGGCGAGCTCGTCGCCGTCAAACCCTTCCCCAACATTCCTTGCGCCTTCTGGGGCGACAAGCTCCCGGTTGCCAGCCCGGGGTCAAAGTACCACAGCTCCTACTTCAACCGCTTCCCCGGGGTTTGGGCCCATGGTGATTTCTGCGTCATCCACCCCGTCACTGGAaacatctccttcctcggcaGAGCAGACGGTGTGCTCAACCCCTCCGGTGTCAGATTCGGCTCAGCAGAAATCTACGGCGTTGTCGAGAGGTGGTTTGCCGACAAGATCCAGGACTCCCTCTGCGtggggcagaggaggaagcaaGATGCCGATGAGAGCGTCATGCTTTTCCTGTTGATGAAGCCCGGCCACAAGTTCACAAGGGAGTTGGTAAAtgagttgaggaagaagatttCAGACGACCTGAGCAAGAGGCATGTGCCCAAGTACATCTTTGAGACGCCAGAAATCCCG ACCACCATCAATCTCAAAAAGGTCGAGCTTCCCGTCAAGCAGATCGTCTCCGGCCAGACCATCAAAGCAAGCGGGaccctcgccaacccccaGAGTCTGGACTTTTACTATCAGTTcgccaaggtggaggagcttgttGGGCCAAAGGAGAAGCTTTGA
- a CDS encoding hypothetical protein (COG:P; EggNog:ENOG503NU5V): MLPRLDLAAVWLAATASVASAQTYRRFGTCPSLGCVIPPDQQDFLPGQEFDIRFEVHAPKNGSEAFNNGVPDEKFTATISKDGGRPRSIADFFKIRSEPSLEKWTFSWFEDLFAEDAKTPSVVNVASKAYRRVALYEPGTYTVTLNYFSGKKTTAEWTVRPLATKKKAKNVIFFIGDGMTTNMITAARLLAHKTVNGKYQTLLSLDDFPVLGHQMTHSIDTFITDSANSASALYTGHKSTVNALGVYADTSPDPQDDPKVETIVEMLVRIWGSAWGAVSTAFIADATPIALSGHSRLRSQYGVLIDQTLNGVQNYSWTKTDGPDAYFGGGADQFIAGPGSYQGKDYYAEFAKKGYSVSLNKTSLLSAPNDKKALGIFCKNNLPVWIDRHIFPENLEINNDPTGAAKPAKDLPGLKEMTLKAVDILHNRGGKEGFFLMSEAASIDKQMHALDYDRALGDLLELDDTIRATIDKLKKLRILDDTLIVVSADHGHGFDVFGSSDTKYAETQEDERSKRNAIGVYENSGLSQYTEPKPGVSYGTGANFPMNWDPRYVLAAGVGAAPDRREDFGIGATPRAPTTSRGGEAYVNDKDRPNGFVVNGTLPTSESQGVHSLTDVPVYARGPCQETFGGTYSNIDVFYKIANCLGLAHGRNVTEGAGKRHGKDKGKGRD; this comes from the exons ATGCTCCCAAGACTGGACCTCGCCGCCGTTTGGCTGGCAGCCACGGCTTCTGTTGCTTCGGCCCAGACCTACCGCAGATTCGGCACCTGCCCTTCGCTGGGCTGCGTGATCCCGCCAGACCAGCAAGATTTCTTGCCTGGCCAGGAGTTCGACATCCGTTTCGAGGTTCACGCCCCCAAGAACGGATCCGAGGCATTCAACAATGGTGTCCCCGACGAGAAGTTCACGGCGACCATCTCGAAAGATGGTGGACGTCCGCGAAGCATCGCCGACTTCTTCAAGATCCGCTCTGAGCCCTCGCTTGAGAAGTGGACTTTCTCCTGGTTCGAGGACCTGTTCGCAGAGGACGCAAAGACCCCCTCTGTGGTCAATGTCGCTTCCAAGGCGTACCGTCGTGTGGCGCTGTACGAGCCTGGAACCTACACGGTGACGCTCAACTACTTTTCGGGCAAGAAGACTACGGCGGAATGGACTGTTCGTCCTTTGGctaccaagaagaaggccaagaacgtcatcttcttcattgGCGACGGCATGACGACCAACATGATTACGGCCGCCCGCCTGCTTGCACACAAGACGGTCAACGGCAAGTATCAGACCTTGCTCTCGCTCGACGATTTCCCGGTTCTGGGACACCAAATG ACACACTCGATCGACACCTTCATCACTGATTCGGCAAActccgcctcggccttgTACACCGGTCACAAGAGCACTGTCAATGCCCTCGG TGTCTATGCCGACACCTCCCCCGATCCTCAAGATGACCCCAAGGTCGAGACCATCGTCGAAATGTTGGTCCGCATCTGGGGCTCCGCGTGGGGCGCCGTCTCGACTGCCTTCATTGCCGACGCCACGCCGATTGCCCTCTCAGGCCACTCCCGTCTCCGCTCCCAGTATGGCGTCCTCATCGACCAGACCCTCAACGGCGTGCAGAACTACTCGTGGACCAAGACCGACGGCCCCGATGCCTACTTTGGTGGCGGTGCCGACCAGTTCATTGCTGGCCCAGGGTCTTACCAGGGCAAGGACTACTATGCCGAGTTTGCCAAGAAGGGCTACAGCGTCAGCTTGAACAAGACTTCCCTCTTGTCTGCCCCCAATGACAAGAAGGCTCTGGGCATATTCTGCAAGAACAACCTTCCGGTCTGGATCGATAGGCACATCTTCCCCGAGAACCTTGAGATCAACAACGACCCCACTGGCGCCGCCAAGCCTGCGAAGGACCTGCCCGGTCTGAAGGAGATGACGCTCAAGGCTGTTGATATCCTGCACAACCGTGGCGGCAAGGAGGGCTTCTTCCTCATGTCGGAGGCGGCTAGCATTGACAAGCAGATGCACGCGCTGGACTATGACCGTGCCCTGGGTGATCTTTTGGAGTTGGATGATACCATTCGCGCCACTATTGATAAGCTCAAGAAGTTGAGGATCTTGGATGATACTCTGATCGTTGTGTCTGCCGACCACGGTCATGGTTTCG ATGTTTTTGGCAGCTCGGACACCAAGTATGCCGAGACCCAGGAGGACGAACGCAGCAAGAGGAATGCCATTGGAGTTTACGAGAACTCTGGCTTGTCGCAGTACACGGAGCCCAAGCCTGGTGTTAGCTATGGCACTGGTGCCAACTTCCCCATGAACTG GGACCCCCGCTACGTCCTCGCTGCTGGCGTCGGTGCCGCTCCCGATCGTCGTGAAGATTTCGGAATCGGTGCCACCCCTCGTGCTCCCACCACTTCGAGAGGTGGCGAGGCTTATGTGAACGACAAGGATAGGCCCAATGGCTTTGTCGTCAACGGCACCCTTCCGACCAGCGAGAGCCAGGGCGTGCACTCGCTAACCGACGTGCCTGTGTACGCTCGGGGTCCGTGCCAGGAGACATTTGGCGGCACTTACAGCAACATTGATGTATTTTACAAGATTGCCAACTGCTTGGGGTTGGCGCATGGGAGAAACGTGACTGAGGGTGCCGGAAAGAGACATGGAaaggacaagggcaagggaaggGACTAG
- a CDS encoding hypothetical protein (COG:P; EggNog:ENOG503P4B3) translates to MEGSGLWLSQRNFKIDSPRPNSSPKHQPLSNPGLSGSHTFLTIKATSQLSKPKMSGIEVAIFGPRDGVAAVKAVGEKLNGKTRLELNRTGSYEQNGLTPSTWELEHLNASLDHAGLQDVPVRIMIRPCGAPKLGPDFVYSDAEFEQMKSDIRKFKESKHMSRERGDGFVFGVLRQSCSVPQMLVVDRVRTAELKHLAGDDFKCVFHRAFDLVISTSRDEMWVDDLEWLKTQGMAVLTSGGCGNASNNTKALKQVLIETARIGQELIVGGGVRSDTLESLGNGMGGLGYIYALTSLHSVGMVLHSSFLKRGPSNVVSFDVEEARKFKATLYTLISSQGCAN, encoded by the exons ATGGAAGGGTCCGGACTTTGGTTAAGCCAACGGAACTTCAAAATCGATTCCCCTCGCCCGAATTCTTCTCCCAAACATCAACCGCTTTCGAACCCAGGCCTATCCGGATCTCACACCTTCCTGACCATCAAAGCAACTTCCCAGCTCTCCAAACCCAAGATGAGCGGAATCGAAGTTGCCATTTTTGGGCCCCGTGATGGAGTTGCTGCTGTGAAGGCTGTCGGAGAAAAGCTCAATGGCAAAACAAGACTGGAATTGAACAGAACTGGATCCTATG AGCAAAATGGCCTTACGCCATCCACCTGGGAACTCGAGCATCTCAACGCCTCACTTGACCATGCCGGACTCCAAGATGTGCCTGTCAGAATCATGATTCGACCTTGCGGAGCACCCAAGCTCGGGCCCGACTTTGTTTATTCAGATGCCGAGTTCGAGCAGATGAAGTCTGATATACGCAAGTTCAAAGAGTCGAAGCACATGAGCAGAGAGCGGGGAGATGGGTTTGTGTTTGGCGTTCTGAGACAATCTTGCTCGGTCCCACAGATGCTGGTGGTCGACAGGGTGAGAACTGCGGAGTTGAAGCATTTGGCAGGGGATGATTTCAAGTGTGTCTTCCATCGAGCCTTCGATCTGGTGATTTCAACTTCCAGGGATGAGATGTGGGTGGACGACCTGGAGTGGTTAAAGACACAGGGGATGGCCGTTCTTACCAGCGGTGGCTGTGGAAATGCGAGCAACAATACCAAGGCTCTGAAGCAAGTACTTATCGAGACAGCGAGGATCGGACAGGAACTGATcgtgggtgggggggtgagAAGCGATACCCTGGAAAGTCTGGggaatgggatgggaggacTGGGATATATCTATGCCCTAACCAGTCTTCACTCGGTTGGCATGGTGTTGCATTCATCTTTTTTGAAGCGCGGCCCCAGCAATGTGGTGTCGTTCGATGTGGAAGAAGCGCGAAAGTTCAAGGCCACATTGTACACGCTCATCTCATCACAGGGATGTGCTAACTAG